In one Sphingobacterium daejeonense genomic region, the following are encoded:
- a CDS encoding DUF4407 domain-containing protein has product MRDFFIWCSGASVEIVKKCDDKEISKYTNIGIVVFCVAFLSIFSATYFLSFAFNTEGTNFVWLYLPIGIIWCFIILSLDRAIVSTISKNDTLNIQILKSIPRVALALMIGIVVATPLEFKIFEKEVNNEINATVSKKVEEESARTIQNEIKTKKDEVANREKTKEDARINLKNEVEGKTGQGVGYGTYAKLYKEEFDKATQELNKVSNELAILENQKVTLLNTIDLERKVNEYKAQKIGVIERVKVLYSLGGTHLAITILFVLIELLPLLTKLMSNKGGYDELILEEENNKLELARMEHQKETALKNELKDLENQKYTQKSKIKLEIEKELQEKILKKLAEAQNEIAIKRIEEFRQKNIAYPNIPNSQQPINRAKLEDKFWKQKNALDNIEYFFRNGQSHDNELIYSEAGNVSKGVWNYNQTKTEISIDINNQKTDFEVADIKQDYLKLKYKGLDDSLEFES; this is encoded by the coding sequence ATGAGAGATTTTTTTATTTGGTGCAGTGGTGCCAGTGTTGAAATCGTCAAAAAATGTGACGATAAAGAAATTAGCAAATACACCAACATTGGAATTGTTGTTTTTTGTGTGGCATTTTTGTCCATTTTTTCAGCGACTTATTTTTTGTCTTTCGCATTTAATACCGAAGGCACAAACTTCGTTTGGCTTTATTTGCCGATTGGCATTATTTGGTGTTTTATTATCTTGTCGCTTGACAGAGCAATTGTTTCTACAATTAGCAAAAATGACACGTTAAATATTCAAATATTAAAGTCAATTCCACGTGTAGCATTGGCTTTGATGATTGGAATTGTGGTTGCAACACCACTCGAATTTAAAATTTTTGAGAAGGAAGTAAATAATGAAATAAATGCTACCGTTTCAAAAAAGGTTGAAGAGGAAAGTGCAAGAACCATTCAAAACGAAATTAAGACGAAGAAAGATGAAGTTGCTAATAGAGAAAAGACTAAAGAAGATGCAAGGATTAATCTAAAAAACGAAGTTGAAGGAAAAACAGGTCAAGGCGTTGGCTACGGAACTTACGCAAAGCTTTATAAGGAGGAATTTGACAAAGCCACCCAAGAACTAAATAAAGTCAGCAATGAATTAGCAATATTAGAAAATCAAAAAGTAACCTTGCTCAACACAATCGACTTAGAAAGAAAAGTAAATGAATACAAGGCTCAAAAAATAGGAGTTATAGAACGTGTAAAAGTTTTGTATTCTCTGGGCGGAACACATTTGGCAATTACAATTCTATTTGTTTTGATTGAACTTTTACCATTATTGACAAAGCTGATGAGTAATAAAGGTGGCTATGACGAACTTATTTTGGAAGAAGAAAATAATAAATTAGAACTGGCGAGAATGGAACATCAAAAAGAAACTGCACTTAAAAATGAATTGAAAGACCTTGAGAACCAAAAATACACACAGAAATCAAAAATCAAACTTGAAATTGAAAAAGAATTACAAGAAAAAATATTAAAAAAATTGGCGGAAGCACAAAATGAAATTGCCATAAAACGAATTGAAGAGTTCAGACAAAAAAATATTGCCTACCCGAATATTCCGAATAGTCAACAACCAATAAATAGAGCTAAATTGGAAGACAAATTTTGGAAACAGAAAAATGCTTTGGACAATATCGAATATTTTTTCAGAAATGGTCAGTCACACGACAACGAACTTATCTATTCGGAAGCAGGAAATGTTAGTAAAGGTGTTTGGAATTACAATCAAACCAAAACAGAAATATCAATTGACATCAACAATCAAAAGACAGACTTCGAAGTCGCAGATATTAAACAAGATTATTTAAAGCTCAAATACAAAGGTTTAGATGACAGCCTAGAATTTGAAAGTTAG
- a CDS encoding DEAD/DEAH box helicase, producing the protein MSNITQNIKTYKVVYPQIYSYTLPELKPNEGSQKIGYTEHKDVRNRILQQIKTAAIRLKYELLWSAPAFFKDSDESFIDKVFHRFLEKKGIERKWELGQEWFYFNGEPLKSKDLFDLFRKEKFSALQNDNGKIDYTLRFEQNEAVEKAIDYFQKTEKGEFLWNAKPRFGKTLASYDLAKRLRANKVLIVTNRPAIANSWFDDFEMFVDGYSFISETSSLKNRTTITREQHIAIKPIKPQITFLSLQDLKGSKYFGGNYEKLRWVADLEWDLLIIDEAHEGVDTGRTDAAFDVIKRKNTLHLSGTPFKALANEKFPKEAIYNWTYLDEQKIKQIEIEEGEIGEHTDLPDLKLFTYRISQMITDEVNEGIQIDNETRDYAFDLNEFFRAKDKKFIHEGEVKEFLKNLSTNKKYPFSTPELREELKHTFWYVGNRVDSVKALEKLLKEDPIFKDYKVIVAAGDGRSFEEEENDFKGNESSFSKSKNCNC; encoded by the coding sequence ATGAGTAACATAACACAAAACATAAAAACTTATAAAGTTGTATATCCTCAGATATATTCCTACACTCTTCCTGAACTAAAGCCAAATGAAGGTTCACAAAAAATCGGATATACTGAGCATAAAGATGTACGCAATAGAATATTACAGCAAATAAAAACAGCTGCTATTAGATTAAAATATGAATTGTTATGGAGTGCACCTGCTTTTTTTAAGGACAGTGATGAGTCTTTTATTGACAAAGTATTCCACAGATTTCTTGAAAAGAAAGGCATTGAAAGAAAATGGGAACTAGGGCAAGAATGGTTCTACTTTAATGGAGAACCGCTCAAGTCAAAAGATTTATTTGATTTATTCCGTAAAGAAAAGTTTTCAGCTTTACAAAACGATAACGGTAAAATTGATTACACCTTGCGTTTTGAACAAAATGAAGCTGTTGAAAAAGCTATTGACTATTTCCAGAAAACCGAAAAAGGAGAATTTCTATGGAATGCCAAGCCTCGATTTGGTAAAACCCTTGCAAGTTATGACTTAGCAAAACGACTAAGGGCTAACAAAGTGCTTATTGTAACCAACAGACCTGCCATCGCCAACTCTTGGTTTGATGATTTTGAAATGTTTGTTGACGGATATAGTTTTATTTCAGAGACCTCTTCTTTAAAAAATAGAACTACTATCACAAGAGAGCAGCATATTGCTATAAAACCAATCAAACCACAGATTACATTTCTTTCTTTGCAAGATTTAAAAGGCTCTAAATACTTCGGAGGAAATTACGAGAAATTACGCTGGGTGGCTGATTTGGAATGGGACTTATTAATTATTGACGAAGCACACGAAGGAGTAGATACAGGAAGAACAGATGCCGCTTTTGATGTTATTAAACGTAAAAATACCCTTCATCTATCGGGAACTCCGTTCAAAGCATTGGCTAATGAAAAATTCCCCAAAGAAGCCATTTACAATTGGACCTATCTTGATGAACAAAAGATTAAGCAAATAGAAATTGAAGAAGGCGAAATTGGAGAGCATACAGATTTACCCGACCTAAAACTGTTTACTTATCGCATTTCCCAAATGATTACAGATGAGGTAAATGAGGGAATACAAATTGATAATGAAACTCGTGATTATGCTTTTGACCTGAATGAGTTTTTTAGAGCGAAAGACAAAAAGTTCATTCATGAGGGCGAGGTAAAGGAGTTTTTGAAGAACCTTTCCACAAATAAAAAATATCCATTTTCCACACCAGAACTAAGGGAAGAGTTAAAACATACATTTTGGTATGTGGGTAATAGAGTTGATTCTGTTAAGGCTTTAGAAAAACTGCTTAAGGAGGATCCTATTTTCAAAGATTATAAAGTAATTGTTGCAGCGGGTGACGGAAGAAGTTTTGAAGAAGAAGAAAATGATTTTAAAGGCAACGAGTCTTCTTTTTCAAAAAGTAAAAACTGCAATTGTTAA
- a CDS encoding Eco57I restriction-modification methylase domain-containing protein, with amino-acid sequence MNTEQIHAEELVQKVSEVAEPLIAKYKEVYKATVAETNEVTNQIKEKVKALAEEFNNAEVKDSEALKQKLIDTIELDFVTNKVTQKEDEKVEKVQKTKEDEIRDRLRSFTRTIPMFIMANDSKDEITIDNFDLEIDDNDFLELTSITKEEFHKLRDGFDYEEDGERKTFQGVFNKYRFNASIAEFRLKKDQLANYFTAEEDIFELLPNQKTNQIFTPKKVVQMMINQLEEHDPSLFTRIDCTFIDLYMKSGMYITEIVKKLFTNTRKHYNSDDDCLKHILENQVYGLAPTPILQGITQSYIFGFDLGSKISRKNFIQHDITLEAKEGKAKEKLQELLNLTVNMKFDAVVGNPPYQESRDNTRDDAIYNYFYDLAERIASKYCLISPARFLFNAGSTDKKWNQKMLQDKHIKVLYYQQNSSVVFPNTDIKGGVAILYRNATKNFGAINTFTSFEELNAISIKVSKFTTETLDSIMSGQGIYRFTPKMHHENPQVKSILSKSHPNDVGTGVLETLDGILFFETIPDNNYEYSQILGRYKNGRVYRWIRKDYVNEPYAHFKYRVVLPKANGSGAIGEVLSTPLIGEPLIGFTQTFISIGSFDTREEAENCLKYVKSKFARTMLGILKITQDNPKDKWQKVPLQDFTNNSDIDWSKTISEIDQQLYKKYGLSAEEITFIEENVQPMD; translated from the coding sequence TTGAATACTGAACAAATTCACGCTGAAGAATTAGTTCAAAAAGTTTCAGAGGTTGCCGAGCCACTCATAGCCAAGTATAAAGAAGTATATAAAGCAACCGTTGCAGAAACCAACGAGGTGACCAATCAAATAAAAGAAAAAGTAAAAGCTCTTGCCGAAGAATTTAATAATGCCGAGGTAAAAGACAGCGAGGCACTTAAACAAAAATTGATTGATACTATTGAATTGGATTTTGTTACGAATAAAGTCACTCAAAAGGAAGATGAAAAGGTAGAAAAAGTTCAGAAAACTAAGGAAGACGAAATAAGAGATAGATTGCGTTCTTTTACACGCACCATTCCGATGTTCATCATGGCAAATGATTCGAAAGATGAAATTACCATTGATAATTTTGATTTAGAAATTGACGACAATGACTTCCTTGAATTGACAAGTATTACCAAAGAAGAATTCCACAAACTGCGAGATGGTTTTGATTACGAGGAAGACGGAGAAAGAAAAACCTTTCAAGGTGTATTTAACAAATATCGATTCAATGCGTCTATTGCAGAATTTAGGCTTAAAAAAGACCAACTTGCCAACTATTTTACTGCTGAAGAAGATATTTTTGAGTTGTTACCTAACCAAAAAACAAATCAAATATTTACACCAAAAAAGGTGGTTCAGATGATGATTAACCAACTGGAAGAACATGACCCCAGTTTGTTTACCCGCATCGACTGTACCTTTATAGACTTGTACATGAAATCTGGCATGTACATAACCGAGATTGTAAAAAAACTGTTTACCAATACCCGAAAGCACTACAATAGTGACGATGATTGCTTGAAACACATCTTGGAAAACCAAGTATATGGCTTAGCCCCAACACCAATTTTGCAAGGTATTACTCAATCATACATTTTTGGGTTTGATTTGGGGAGTAAAATTTCTCGCAAGAATTTTATTCAACATGATATTACACTCGAAGCCAAAGAAGGCAAAGCAAAAGAAAAATTACAAGAACTTTTAAATCTTACAGTAAATATGAAGTTTGATGCAGTAGTAGGCAATCCACCTTACCAGGAGAGTAGAGATAATACTCGTGATGACGCTATTTATAACTATTTTTATGATTTAGCGGAACGAATCGCATCTAAGTATTGCTTAATTTCACCAGCTAGATTCCTTTTTAATGCAGGTAGTACTGATAAAAAATGGAATCAGAAAATGCTTCAAGATAAGCATATCAAAGTATTGTATTATCAACAAAACTCATCTGTTGTTTTTCCTAATACAGATATTAAGGGTGGAGTAGCGATTTTATATCGTAATGCAACAAAAAATTTTGGTGCAATAAATACATTCACAAGCTTTGAAGAGTTGAATGCAATATCAATTAAAGTAAGTAAGTTTACTACCGAAACTCTTGATTCAATAATGTCAGGTCAGGGAATATATAGATTTACACCTAAAATGCATCATGAAAACCCACAAGTTAAAAGCATTTTATCAAAAAGTCACCCAAATGATGTTGGAACAGGAGTATTAGAAACTCTAGATGGAATATTGTTTTTTGAAACTATTCCAGATAACAATTACGAGTATTCCCAAATTTTGGGAAGATATAAAAATGGTAGAGTTTATCGATGGATTAGAAAAGACTATGTGAATGAACCGTATGCACATTTTAAGTACCGTGTAGTATTACCAAAAGCAAACGGTTCTGGCGCAATAGGTGAAGTTCTGAGCACCCCCTTAATCGGGGAACCCTTAATCGGTTTTACTCAAACTTTTATTTCTATCGGGTCTTTCGATACAAGAGAAGAAGCAGAAAACTGTTTAAAATATGTGAAATCAAAGTTTGCTAGAACAATGCTAGGTATTTTAAAAATTACACAAGACAATCCAAAGGACAAATGGCAAAAAGTTCCACTTCAAGATTTTACAAATAATTCAGATATTGACTGGTCAAAAACTATTTCAGAAATAGACCAACAGTTGTATAAAAAATATGGTTTATCGGCAGAGGAAATTACATTTATTGAAGAGAACGTTCAACCAATGGACTGA
- a CDS encoding restriction endonuclease subunit M, with amino-acid sequence MKEAIDISIIDIREDYLLKKDNLLEILLQDKTTGNNILWATDSYDSNGHLFAPTANITTDLITGALGNLIQPRALKSKTEQIYRTRDKAEVFTPLSMVKQMNDACDTKRVTKNNWQEYVALLKLEITCGEAPFIVSRYDPISDKQELLPLAERVGFLDKKLTVVSKYCNTKEEWIKWSKIAFQSSYGYEWQGDSLLIARENLLYTFIDYYQDKFKETPSTELQKEIAEIVVWNIFQLDGLKYVIPMSCKTEAITIKGVETLFGKEDDQIIEKPCEGCEKKTAKNHNGTYVRIMNWKEDKVIRFVDIVN; translated from the coding sequence ATGAAAGAAGCAATTGATATATCAATTATAGACATTCGTGAAGATTATCTTTTAAAAAAAGACAATCTTCTGGAAATACTATTGCAAGATAAAACCACTGGTAATAATATTTTATGGGCAACAGATTCTTATGATTCTAATGGGCACTTGTTTGCTCCTACTGCAAATATTACTACTGATTTAATAACAGGTGCCTTAGGTAATTTAATACAACCAAGGGCTTTAAAGAGTAAAACAGAGCAAATTTACAGAACCAGAGATAAGGCAGAAGTTTTTACGCCACTTTCTATGGTCAAACAAATGAATGATGCTTGCGATACCAAACGAGTTACTAAAAACAACTGGCAAGAGTATGTGGCTTTGCTCAAATTAGAAATTACTTGTGGCGAAGCACCTTTTATTGTATCTCGTTATGACCCAATTTCTGATAAACAGGAATTACTGCCTTTAGCAGAGCGTGTAGGATTTTTAGATAAAAAGTTGACTGTGGTTTCAAAATATTGCAACACAAAAGAAGAATGGATAAAGTGGTCAAAAATAGCTTTTCAAAGTTCTTACGGTTATGAATGGCAAGGCGATAGTTTGCTCATCGCTAGAGAGAATTTGCTTTATACGTTTATTGATTATTATCAAGACAAATTTAAAGAAACGCCAAGCACAGAGCTTCAAAAAGAAATTGCTGAAATCGTTGTGTGGAACATCTTTCAATTGGACGGTTTGAAGTATGTGATTCCTATGAGTTGTAAAACAGAGGCCATTACTATCAAAGGCGTAGAAACGTTATTTGGCAAAGAGGATGACCAAATAATAGAAAAACCATGTGAAGGCTGTGAAAAAAAGACAGCTAAAAATCATAATGGGACTTATGTGCGAATCATGAACTGGAAGGAAGACAAAGTCATAAGGTTTGTAGACATTGTAAATTAA
- a CDS encoding relaxase/mobilization nuclease domain-containing protein: MIAKIIEGRSFGGCVGYVLKKDSEIIHANGLRTDSAKTIVQDFNFQRMLNPRLGKAVGHIILSWNTADKNMLNNDIMVSSAKRYLSKMGIRDTQCLMVRHHDRKHDHIHIIYNRVNDYGKTISNSNGRYKSFKACKELNAMYGFKQSEGKQNVNRGRLKGNDRTRYQIYDTVKAGIRNSRNWSELKNYIRYRGVEMQFKYRSGTNEVQGISFSKNGQTFRGSAIDRSLSYGQIDRALNGIDNTMERTHRMEGNVSTDRSMDTNIGETIGYLASALFSVPEIAPEQEDPFIKKRKKKENYRLKR, encoded by the coding sequence ATGATAGCGAAGATAATTGAGGGGCGGTCATTTGGGGGATGCGTTGGGTACGTGCTAAAGAAAGACAGTGAGATTATCCATGCAAATGGATTGCGGACGGATTCGGCAAAGACCATCGTACAGGACTTTAATTTTCAGCGGATGCTGAACCCCAGATTGGGAAAGGCGGTAGGGCATATCATCCTCTCGTGGAATACGGCAGATAAGAATATGCTGAACAACGACATCATGGTATCATCTGCTAAACGCTACCTTTCCAAAATGGGCATCAGGGATACACAGTGCCTGATGGTCAGACATCACGACCGCAAACATGATCATATCCACATCATCTATAATCGGGTGAACGATTATGGCAAGACTATCTCCAACAGCAATGGGCGGTACAAGAGTTTTAAAGCCTGTAAGGAACTCAACGCCATGTATGGCTTCAAGCAATCCGAGGGGAAGCAGAATGTCAACAGGGGAAGGCTCAAAGGCAATGACAGGACAAGATACCAGATTTACGATACCGTGAAGGCGGGAATCCGTAACAGCAGGAACTGGTCGGAACTAAAGAACTATATCCGCTACAGAGGGGTGGAAATGCAGTTTAAATACAGATCGGGAACGAATGAGGTTCAGGGCATTTCGTTCAGCAAAAACGGACAGACATTTCGGGGATCAGCCATTGACCGCTCATTGAGCTATGGACAGATCGACAGGGCTTTAAACGGGATCGATAATACTATGGAACGAACCCATCGGATGGAAGGCAATGTTTCGACAGATCGGTCTATGGATACCAATATTGGGGAAACTATCGGTTACTTAGCATCCGCTCTGTTTTCGGTCCCTGAAATTGCACCGGAGCAGGAAGATCCGTTTATCAAGAAGAGAAAAAAGAAAGAAAATTACAGGTTAAAACGTTAG
- a CDS encoding plasmid mobilization protein has protein sequence MVTAKSNNKMKDSKKKGGRPALENKKKFRINVRFDEMEHKRVLQNAETAGMSKSEWVRKSAILRKVVPRFNEEQIKAFRAITGASNNLNQLTKKAHQTGLFELAQECRNTIGHINHCIDKLLHHDSEDN, from the coding sequence ATGGTCACAGCTAAAAGTAACAATAAAATGAAAGACTCCAAGAAGAAAGGCGGGAGACCCGCACTGGAAAATAAAAAGAAGTTCAGGATCAACGTCCGCTTCGATGAAATGGAACATAAAAGGGTTCTGCAGAACGCAGAGACCGCAGGTATGAGCAAATCGGAATGGGTGCGCAAAAGTGCGATCCTGCGAAAGGTCGTACCGAGGTTTAACGAAGAGCAGATCAAAGCGTTCAGGGCAATCACAGGTGCTTCGAACAACCTTAACCAGCTGACGAAAAAAGCACACCAGACCGGATTGTTTGAGCTGGCACAGGAATGCCGGAATACGATCGGCCATATCAACCACTGTATCGATAAACTATTGCACCATGATAGCGAAGATAATTGA
- a CDS encoding helix-turn-helix domain-containing protein — protein sequence MIQFDQKALRECIKDAIREELQPFISKIRGFSDTERNGLPERLLTKREMADELDISLVSLTEWMKNGRIPYMRMGKRVYFRKREVLESMEGYNRKTSSGRGLSQEIDRR from the coding sequence ATGATTCAATTTGATCAAAAAGCCCTTAGGGAATGTATCAAGGATGCGATAAGGGAAGAACTCCAGCCTTTTATTTCAAAGATAAGGGGCTTTTCTGACACTGAAAGAAACGGATTGCCCGAAAGGCTCCTGACCAAGAGGGAGATGGCGGACGAACTCGATATTTCACTTGTCAGCCTGACCGAATGGATGAAAAATGGACGCATCCCCTATATGCGTATGGGTAAGCGGGTATATTTCAGAAAAAGGGAGGTATTGGAATCCATGGAAGGTTACAACAGAAAGACCTCTTCAGGTCGTGGTTTATCCCAGGAAATTGATCGTAGATAA
- a CDS encoding DNA topoisomerase IB, which yields MDNRQRKQYIYHPLWTAFQDRDKFSRLYLFGKSLPVLKKQLEKDIKRDLCDQRYVCALAIMIIQHTSIRPGNTIYRNSNGSFGLTTLQNRHVKLHQGKVILRYRGKKGVKQEKTFRNKRLYDKVEKILQHSGNQFLQYLDERNIKRAIKPCHLNSYLSEIYGGEVTIKTIRTWNACFLALLHLLETFPENTKNRNKSCRELVSYVAHVLGNTPSVARKNYICPVILKKFAEGGLDGWMRRYANIANRDKDTIVQKKLLMLLKEC from the coding sequence TTGGACAATAGGCAGCGAAAGCAATATATCTACCATCCGCTCTGGACAGCTTTTCAGGACCGGGATAAATTCAGCAGATTATATCTGTTCGGAAAGAGCCTGCCAGTCTTGAAAAAACAGTTGGAAAAGGATATCAAAAGGGACCTGTGTGACCAGAGATATGTCTGTGCACTGGCCATCATGATCATCCAGCACACCTCCATACGCCCAGGGAATACCATCTATAGAAATTCCAATGGTTCCTTTGGTCTTACCACGCTCCAGAATAGACATGTTAAATTACATCAAGGAAAGGTAATATTGAGATATAGGGGCAAGAAGGGCGTAAAGCAGGAGAAAACATTTAGGAACAAAAGGCTGTATGATAAGGTTGAAAAGATATTGCAACACTCTGGAAACCAGTTCCTCCAATACCTGGATGAAAGGAATATAAAAAGGGCCATAAAGCCATGCCATCTGAACAGCTATCTTTCTGAAATATATGGCGGGGAGGTGACCATTAAAACCATTAGAACGTGGAATGCATGTTTTTTGGCTCTGTTACATCTTTTGGAAACCTTTCCTGAAAACACCAAGAACAGGAACAAAAGTTGCAGGGAGCTTGTCAGTTATGTCGCGCACGTTTTGGGAAACACGCCATCGGTGGCACGAAAGAACTACATCTGTCCCGTTATCTTAAAAAAGTTCGCAGAGGGCGGTCTTGACGGCTGGATGAGGAGGTATGCAAACATTGCAAACAGGGATAAGGATACCATTGTCCAAAAAAAGCTCCTGATGCTATTGAAAGAGTGTTAG
- a CDS encoding DUF892 family protein, which produces MAKKESLKEGQTTGTQDTDQINETDKKAEQSPQKGSQLYVFFLSGLKDVLYAENKLVEALLEMEGAASSEELKDAFEDHHLLTKKHVSRLNKIFGILEEKAEAKECKAIEGILEEAREIIKNTPEGSATRDVGLIIAAQKVEHYEIATYGGLAQLAITLGFDKIADLLERTLEEEEETDQDLTFIAENHINPEAEKED; this is translated from the coding sequence ATGGCAAAAAAAGAATCGCTCAAAGAAGGGCAGACCACAGGTACCCAGGATACCGATCAAATAAACGAAACTGATAAAAAAGCTGAGCAATCTCCTCAAAAGGGCTCTCAGTTATATGTTTTTTTTCTTTCTGGCCTAAAGGATGTTCTCTATGCTGAAAACAAATTGGTTGAAGCTCTCCTGGAGATGGAAGGTGCAGCCTCTTCAGAGGAGCTTAAAGATGCCTTTGAAGATCATCATCTGTTGACCAAGAAGCACGTCAGCAGGCTCAACAAGATATTCGGTATATTGGAGGAAAAGGCGGAAGCCAAGGAGTGCAAGGCAATAGAAGGTATCCTAGAAGAGGCAAGGGAGATCATCAAGAATACCCCCGAGGGTTCGGCCACTAGGGACGTAGGTCTTATCATTGCGGCCCAAAAAGTCGAGCACTATGAGATCGCTACCTATGGAGGGCTTGCCCAATTGGCAATTACCCTGGGATTTGATAAGATTGCGGATCTTTTGGAAAGAACGCTTGAAGAAGAAGAAGAAACAGATCAGGATCTGACATTTATTGCAGAGAACCATATAAATCCAGAAGCTGAAAAAGAGGATTAA
- a CDS encoding KGG domain-containing protein, which yields MKRNNSGNSSRGGSSDNNEHSLENIYQLGYSHGFRDASNDEDYDDEFDEEEYDDYEDEDYDNEDEDYDYDEDEDDYDEEDDEDDDDSSGGRSSNRRRDSDGRFTSTSSGSRKVSSSGRSSSGSRRGSSSSNRGSSSSNRGSNSSGGGRSGNSGRSSSSSSGRGSSGSRGRSGNSSSSMDSSSNNSGSGSKRGFASMSKAERTRIARMGGKASHGGGRSSGRSGIGGRRNS from the coding sequence ATGAAAAGAAATAATTCAGGCAACAGCTCAAGAGGAGGATCTTCCGACAATAACGAACATTCATTGGAAAACATTTACCAATTAGGGTATAGTCATGGATTCCGCGACGCATCAAATGATGAAGATTATGATGATGAATTCGACGAAGAGGAATATGATGACTATGAGGACGAGGATTATGATAACGAGGACGAAGACTACGATTACGATGAGGATGAGGATGATTATGATGAGGAGGATGATGAGGATGATGACGACTCCTCGGGCGGAAGATCATCAAACCGACGCCGCGATAGCGATGGAAGGTTTACCTCAACCAGCTCTGGTTCAAGGAAAGTAAGCAGTTCGGGACGGAGCTCAAGTGGTTCACGCCGCGGATCCAGCAGTTCGAACCGTGGATCCAGCAGCTCAAACCGTGGATCAAATAGCTCGGGCGGGGGAAGATCGGGAAATTCAGGAAGAAGTAGCTCAAGCAGTTCAGGTAGAGGTTCTTCGGGCTCCAGGGGGAGATCAGGGAACTCCTCATCCAGTATGGATTCTTCCTCTAACAATTCTGGTTCAGGCTCAAAACGCGGATTTGCATCGATGAGCAAGGCTGAACGTACGCGTATCGCCCGTATGGGAGGCAAGGCATCCCACGGTGGAGGACGCTCATCCGGCCGATCGGGAATCGGGGGCAGAAGGAATTCTTAA
- a CDS encoding FAD/NAD(P)-binding protein, with product MGGGYALRQNGRGNGKHLANVSANELPLLAEDFESYVQRYPPKGFDSFFQENKVNPFEVIPRRLLGDYLEHSFHSYIEMARTLGISVDIRLNTCVEDIIPGNGGLPYRIVTTQGSSRRTL from the coding sequence ATTGGGGGTGGGTATGCCCTACGGCAAAATGGGCGCGGGAACGGAAAACACCTGGCAAATGTTTCTGCAAATGAACTTCCATTACTTGCTGAGGATTTTGAATCATACGTTCAGAGATATCCGCCAAAGGGGTTTGATTCTTTCTTTCAAGAAAACAAAGTAAATCCTTTTGAGGTGATCCCCCGGAGATTATTGGGGGATTATCTGGAACATTCTTTCCATAGTTATATCGAAATGGCTAGGACTTTGGGGATTTCCGTAGATATACGTCTGAACACATGTGTGGAGGACATTATTCCCGGGAATGGAGGATTACCATATAGGATCGTGACAACCCAAGGATCATCGAGGCGCACGCTGTGA
- a CDS encoding transposase, producing MSLTDLPIKGMQERRCVWFAFGTAPKTWNTSSWTNNFSWKPATVAALYKERWEIETFFKHLKQRLKVTSFVGTSENAVYIQIWTALIGILLFKYIQKKAKYNWNLSNLVNFIRMNIFVKIDLWKWADDPFISGKPPDKKGQYTLI from the coding sequence TTGAGCTTGACGGACTTGCCAATCAAAGGTATGCAGGAAAGAAGATGCGTTTGGTTCGCGTTTGGGACAGCACCAAAAACGTGGAATACGAGTTCCTGGACCAATAATTTCTCCTGGAAACCAGCCACCGTAGCAGCGCTCTATAAAGAACGTTGGGAGATTGAAACCTTCTTCAAGCACCTCAAACAACGGCTTAAGGTAACCAGTTTTGTGGGAACATCTGAAAATGCAGTGTACATCCAAATATGGACTGCACTTATCGGGATCCTGCTCTTTAAGTACATCCAGAAGAAGGCAAAATACAATTGGAACCTCTCGAATCTGGTCAACTTTATCAGGATGAACATATTCGTGAAAATTGATCTATGGAAATGGGCTGATGATCCGTTCATTTCAGGAAAACCACCTGATAAAAAAGGACAATATACGCTCATTTAG